The following proteins are co-located in the Flectobacillus major DSM 103 genome:
- a CDS encoding sensor histidine kinase, translated as MKTQTKLALILGFLSTLLVVVFGIAIYYFLNQFSYVDFYKRLEARVSISAQYTLNADTQNSIYLKKLRNQYLEKLEKEKEYLVEVVPDMSLDSIATKRNIPVNFLENLLKTGKYKEKDGNLFFVGAKHYKKGQEYLVIVSAENYYASHHLSFLRTILIGGVSMVILIVFFFSVYFSKHIFDPIKEITDKVKQISTENIHLRLENSNGSNTEISELTSTFNELLNRIETAFETQKNFISNASHELGTPLTAIIGEADVALLKVRTSDEYIRSIQNILQQAERLNEITRSLLFLAQTAYKGNTIVFERVRIDEVIWETKRLIDKLTPNNKIFVDLHLLPEDPKKLKVKGNQQLLQLAFANILSNACKYSNNSPVTVHIASSNSQVIVLVEDAGIGIPESELAFIYDPFFRASNTNLFEGYGIGLPLTRNIVHLHKGTLIVSSAINQGTKVQVKIPLMQL; from the coding sequence ATGAAAACACAAACAAAACTAGCCTTGATTCTGGGTTTTCTGAGTACGCTATTGGTAGTGGTATTTGGAATAGCCATTTATTATTTTCTGAATCAATTCTCTTATGTAGATTTCTACAAAAGGCTAGAAGCACGTGTGAGTATTTCGGCACAATACACCCTCAATGCCGATACACAAAACAGTATTTATCTAAAAAAACTACGCAATCAATATCTCGAAAAACTAGAAAAAGAAAAAGAGTATTTAGTAGAGGTCGTACCTGATATGTCATTAGACAGTATCGCTACCAAACGAAATATTCCTGTCAATTTTTTAGAAAACCTCCTCAAAACAGGTAAATACAAAGAAAAAGATGGCAATCTTTTTTTTGTTGGAGCAAAGCACTACAAAAAAGGTCAAGAATACCTCGTGATTGTTTCGGCCGAAAACTACTACGCATCACACCACCTTAGTTTTTTGCGTACCATACTTATTGGTGGGGTGTCGATGGTTATTTTGATAGTTTTCTTCTTTTCTGTTTATTTCTCAAAACATATTTTTGACCCTATCAAAGAAATCACCGACAAAGTAAAACAAATTAGTACCGAAAATATTCATCTTCGTTTAGAGAATAGCAACGGCTCCAATACCGAAATTAGCGAACTTACTAGTACTTTCAACGAGCTTCTGAACAGAATAGAAACGGCTTTTGAAACCCAAAAAAACTTTATTAGCAATGCCTCACACGAGCTAGGGACTCCCCTAACAGCCATTATTGGCGAGGCCGATGTTGCTTTGTTGAAAGTACGAACCTCCGACGAATACATCAGGTCTATACAGAATATTCTCCAGCAGGCCGAACGCCTGAATGAAATTACGAGGTCGTTACTCTTTTTGGCACAAACAGCCTACAAAGGCAATACCATTGTTTTTGAAAGGGTACGTATTGATGAAGTTATCTGGGAAACCAAAAGGCTAATTGATAAGCTAACGCCCAATAATAAGATTTTTGTAGATTTACATTTACTTCCCGAAGACCCCAAAAAGCTAAAAGTAAAAGGCAATCAGCAATTGCTTCAATTGGCTTTTGCCAATATTTTAAGCAACGCCTGCAAATACTCCAATAATAGCCCCGTAACAGTACATATAGCATCGAGCAACTCGCAGGTAATTGTACTTGTTGAAGACGCTGGCATTGGTATCCCCGAATCGGAATTAGCCTTTATCTATGACCCATTTTTTAGGGCTTCTAACACCAATTTGTTTGAAGGATACGGTATTGGCTTGCCCTTAACACGCAATATTGTACATCTTCATAAAGGCACACTCATTGTCAGTTCGGCCATCAATCAAGGCACTAAAGTACAAGTAAAAATCCCTTTAATGCAATTATAA
- a CDS encoding glycoside hydrolase family protein, translated as MTSRRDFLASLSAIPLIKWQGRLLPQPELPLSDFAKKLEPLGRRLEMEGYYVWCCAPILAPDGKLHVFFSRWKEEYKMGGWIHKSEIAHAVANSPEAPLIYVDTILAPRGANHWDATTCHNPHIQYIDGQYCLFYMGNANGKTDTKRIGLATAPSLDGPWTRPDNPLLEAGTIGSWDDHCTTNPSFVKHPNGEYWLYYKSWNTSEYAAAQGAIRGNRKYGLAIAQQLHGPYIRFEGNPIVDFSGMGQNQQVEDAFTFRRGKHFYMITRDMGYFNHEVGLWMDSKNGKNWNKPQVAYLPASSYISEPPPPAYLKRYGRFERPQILMQNDRPAYLFTAMQGGQYGTASGFLFKIKA; from the coding sequence ATGACATCTCGACGAGATTTTCTAGCAAGTTTATCTGCTATACCATTGATAAAATGGCAGGGTCGACTTCTTCCGCAACCCGAATTACCTTTATCTGATTTTGCTAAAAAATTAGAGCCTCTTGGCCGTCGCCTCGAAATGGAAGGGTATTATGTATGGTGTTGTGCCCCAATTTTGGCTCCTGATGGCAAACTTCATGTATTTTTTTCTCGTTGGAAAGAAGAATACAAAATGGGAGGATGGATTCATAAAAGTGAAATAGCCCATGCTGTAGCCAACTCGCCCGAAGCCCCCTTGATATATGTCGACACAATATTAGCTCCTCGTGGGGCCAATCACTGGGATGCTACTACTTGTCATAATCCTCATATTCAGTATATTGATGGACAGTATTGTTTGTTTTATATGGGAAATGCCAATGGCAAAACCGACACCAAACGCATTGGTTTAGCCACAGCCCCAAGTTTGGATGGCCCTTGGACTCGCCCCGACAACCCCCTTTTAGAAGCTGGAACAATAGGCTCATGGGACGACCATTGTACTACAAATCCTTCCTTTGTCAAGCACCCCAATGGCGAATATTGGCTCTATTACAAATCATGGAATACTAGCGAATATGCTGCCGCTCAGGGTGCTATTCGGGGTAATCGGAAATATGGATTGGCAATAGCCCAGCAATTGCATGGCCCTTATATCCGTTTTGAAGGTAACCCAATTGTTGATTTTTCGGGAATGGGACAAAATCAGCAGGTCGAAGATGCCTTTACTTTTAGAAGGGGCAAGCATTTTTATATGATAACACGCGATATGGGGTATTTTAATCATGAAGTAGGCTTATGGATGGACTCAAAAAATGGTAAAAATTGGAATAAACCCCAAGTAGCATATTTGCCAGCTTCGTCTTATATCAGCGAGCCTCCACCGCCAGCCTATCTAAAACGTTATGGACGTTTTGAACGACCCCAAATTTTAATGCAAAATGATCGCCCTGCTTATTTATTTACGGCCATGCAAGGAGGCCAATATGGCACAGCATCGGGTTTTTTATTCAAAATCAAAGCTTAA
- a CDS encoding response regulator transcription factor — MNAQKKILLVEDETNVVAFIKKGLDEGGFEVSVALDGNTALSMIFESTFDLIILDIMLPDKNGIEVCRTIRQHHIKTPVLFLTALGTSENIALGLNTGADDYLVKPFKFIELYARINALLRRTSYGEQVSEEKSKNVYIISDLVIDDDAKTVFRGSTPILLTATEYRLLLVLIKNRGRVLSRVDILESAWDINFNMGTNVVDVYINYLRKKIDADSENKLIHTVVGMGYVLKER, encoded by the coding sequence ATGAATGCACAGAAAAAAATACTTTTGGTCGAAGACGAAACCAATGTGGTGGCCTTTATCAAAAAGGGCTTGGATGAAGGAGGGTTTGAGGTATCGGTGGCACTCGATGGTAATACCGCCCTTAGTATGATTTTTGAATCGACTTTCGACCTCATTATTCTCGACATCATGTTGCCCGACAAAAATGGCATTGAGGTTTGCCGAACTATTCGTCAACACCATATCAAAACACCTGTACTTTTTTTGACAGCCCTTGGTACATCCGAAAACATTGCACTGGGCCTCAATACTGGTGCTGATGATTACTTGGTAAAACCCTTCAAGTTTATTGAGCTATATGCCCGCATCAATGCCCTTCTTCGGCGTACTTCTTATGGCGAACAGGTTTCGGAAGAAAAATCTAAAAATGTGTATATTATCAGCGATTTGGTAATCGACGATGATGCCAAAACGGTTTTCAGAGGAAGTACCCCTATTCTACTTACGGCTACTGAATACCGTTTGCTGCTGGTTTTGATTAAAAACCGAGGCAGGGTTTTGTCGAGGGTCGATATTCTGGAAAGTGCCTGGGATATTAATTTCAATATGGGAACCAATGTCGTAGATGTATATATCAACTATTTACGTAAAAAAATAGATGCCGACTCAGAAAACAAACTGATTCATACTGTTGTTGGAATGGGTTATGTGCTAAAAGAACGATGA
- a CDS encoding glycine zipper family protein translates to MKKSLLLFCILLGGSSCSPILQGTKVKNLSNDFCSPAVFYDYSQIEHNHENTDQIDSILALHLSEHDRFISQAIGIAPYLSALYLPQTDTLKALVMQQKIDNRLTLTNIEIAAIAAELDCNGERFGQLADYVENINNQKNTRLTVASVALGALTTVATVLISDNSANTAVGVGGGLISAGLGALTIAPKGKKVQLSFQRNLLRNIWTGNNDNHDYPVSIWNILNERSLSNSGKITLRENIKKRWTEYKFENKVDQQEEHLFFDNGGIYSAEDLQKRANMLNELQATIRSINQDLRSLTIKLNMAK, encoded by the coding sequence ATGAAAAAATCACTTTTACTTTTTTGCATATTACTAGGAGGGTCGTCGTGTTCGCCTATTTTGCAAGGCACAAAAGTTAAGAACTTGTCTAATGACTTTTGTAGCCCTGCGGTATTCTATGATTATTCACAAATTGAACATAATCACGAAAATACTGACCAAATAGACAGTATTCTAGCCCTTCACCTTTCCGAACATGACCGCTTCATTAGCCAAGCAATTGGTATAGCCCCGTATCTTAGTGCCTTGTATTTGCCCCAAACCGACACCCTGAAAGCGTTGGTAATGCAACAAAAGATTGACAATAGGCTCACCCTCACCAATATAGAAATAGCCGCTATTGCTGCCGAATTAGATTGCAACGGCGAGCGGTTTGGGCAACTTGCCGATTACGTCGAAAATATCAATAATCAAAAAAACACTCGACTTACAGTAGCCTCTGTAGCACTTGGGGCTTTAACTACCGTAGCAACTGTGCTAATCAGCGACAACAGTGCCAATACTGCCGTTGGGGTTGGTGGTGGTTTGATTAGTGCTGGGCTAGGTGCTTTGACTATAGCACCCAAAGGCAAAAAAGTACAACTAAGCTTTCAGCGAAATCTTTTAAGAAATATCTGGACAGGCAACAACGATAATCATGACTATCCTGTGTCGATTTGGAATATTCTGAACGAACGAAGCCTGAGCAATTCGGGCAAAATAACACTTCGTGAAAACATCAAAAAAAGATGGACTGAATACAAATTTGAGAACAAGGTTGATCAGCAAGAAGAACACCTTTTTTTTGACAACGGAGGTATTTATTCGGCCGAAGACCTTCAAAAAAGAGCCAATATGCTCAACGAACTACAGGCAACGATTCGGTCTATCAACCAAGATTTGAGAAGCTTAACGATTAAACTCAATATGGCCAAATAG
- a CDS encoding ATP-binding cassette domain-containing protein produces MKNTKHWAIFLSNNANKQVFIQQVLAKKATGILADLNQTEGLLFSSLTVNEFIDEENRHGFTALTKHLDRSLKSMSSGEQKKALLHYLVAQKPNYLILDNPFDNLDVAAQESLLAMLHKIAEHTSLVQLINRERDLLPFITHVASIEKNNQIVFHEDIQVFLEEYRQAQASTFVGILPPPIKQYNLEGQELIRFNKVNVSYGEKHILKEITWTIHKNEFWHLIGPNGSGKTTILSMITGDNPKGYGQDLVLFGKKKGSGETVWSIKDKIGYVTPAMTDLFSTSHTLEQMLISGFFDSIGLYIKPSELQIKLAQQWLVLIEMDKLAKKPFFMLSTGQQRMALVARAMVKHPPLLILDEAIAGLDDHNTALVVSLINKIANESTTTILYVSHRNETGLYPRNIFQLTPSQEGSTGVIMK; encoded by the coding sequence ATGAAAAACACCAAACATTGGGCTATATTCTTGTCGAACAATGCCAATAAACAAGTATTTATTCAACAAGTATTAGCTAAAAAAGCCACTGGAATTCTAGCAGATTTGAACCAAACAGAAGGTTTATTGTTTTCGAGTCTGACAGTAAATGAGTTTATCGACGAAGAAAACAGACATGGTTTTACGGCTTTGACCAAACACCTCGACAGAAGTTTGAAGTCGATGTCGAGTGGCGAACAAAAAAAGGCTTTACTACACTATTTGGTAGCACAAAAGCCTAATTACTTGATTTTGGATAACCCTTTCGACAACCTCGACGTAGCCGCTCAGGAATCGCTATTGGCTATGTTGCACAAAATTGCCGAGCATACATCTTTGGTACAATTAATCAATCGTGAGCGAGATTTATTACCATTTATTACCCATGTTGCCAGTATCGAAAAAAACAATCAAATTGTTTTTCATGAAGACATTCAGGTATTCCTTGAAGAATACCGACAGGCTCAGGCTTCTACTTTTGTAGGCATACTGCCTCCTCCTATCAAGCAATACAACCTTGAAGGACAAGAACTTATCAGATTCAACAAAGTAAATGTAAGTTATGGCGAAAAGCATATCCTCAAAGAAATTACATGGACTATTCATAAAAATGAATTTTGGCATTTGATTGGGCCAAATGGTTCTGGCAAAACTACCATCTTGTCGATGATTACAGGCGACAACCCCAAGGGTTACGGACAAGATTTGGTTCTATTTGGTAAGAAAAAAGGCTCTGGCGAAACCGTTTGGTCAATCAAAGACAAAATTGGTTATGTAACTCCAGCCATGACCGATTTGTTTAGTACCAGCCACACCCTCGAACAAATGCTTATTTCGGGTTTTTTCGACTCAATTGGGCTATATATAAAACCATCCGAACTCCAAATCAAATTGGCTCAACAATGGTTGGTTTTGATAGAAATGGACAAACTAGCCAAAAAACCATTCTTTATGCTATCGACAGGGCAACAACGCATGGCTTTGGTGGCACGTGCTATGGTAAAACACCCACCCCTTTTGATTTTGGACGAAGCCATTGCAGGACTCGACGACCACAATACGGCTTTGGTGGTATCGCTAATCAATAAAATTGCGAATGAAAGTACCACAACTATTTTGTATGTTTCGCACAGAAATGAAACTGGGCTTTATCCTAGAAACATTTTTCAGCTAACCCCAAGCCAAGAGGGTTCTACAGGTGTAATAATGAAATAA
- a CDS encoding SusC/RagA family TonB-linked outer membrane protein: MYSFTNLRKIFLSTCAVLALIATADSAILATIRLAKTATHRLAEVTIAGKVLSSDNNEPIPGVNVLVKGTKIGTSTKADGTFQIKVSSENATLIFSSIGFTTKEVALAGRKVLTVVLSSDTQALDEVVVVGYGEVKRNNLTGAAASISSKDIEERPVPRLENALAGQLPGVDVRTTSGEPGSDIQIRVRGTGSINSSNDPLYVVDGVPVDDIKGLNPGDIKSLDVLKDAASAAIYGSRGSNGVVIITTKRGNKGKVKIQFNANKSFSQIEGKLDVMNPEQWIQFRKDDIDVKWVNRGISLKKDYKATDSQAFRAAELGITGPINSTTANATLMYDPRWAYGRDSLDYVDWNKAFFGNTGVLDNYQITLSGGQDNVNYSVSGGYLTQTGIVRNTGYDRATLRANFDAKVNKYIKFGMTLAPSIEWRTGSGQTDGKDRSGMAAVGAPPISDLGVGTDAGLGGYPTYKWSGRYTSQIGYMDRVVANRTRTKLNANLYLDFNLTKDLTLKVLGGSDIYSNLDETWVPSSALRSDLAATSYSDRSQGSTYHYLGQTTLNYNKKIGKNHDLNVLLGYAVETTKFNSSVQRANNFPNDWSNLFDLSVATTTINTISSGKNALISYFGRVQYDFKDKYLLSASIRRDGSSKFGGDNQWGIFPAASVAWKVSREPFMANINAISDLKVRASYGVSGNNRIVDNAQFALLGNYNYNLGGGTAVIKGYAPTSFENSYLGWETNKSYNVGLDFGVLRNTIQASIDYYNRTTSDLLLRAPVASTTGFTNSWQNIGDIRNQGIELSLSTQKKFGAVRWNSTFNISYNTNEVTRLGYDNTPIPSGFSGLTSIIQVGQPIGAFKLYDVIGVYKDQADIDANPHMARTLPGDSKYRDVNGDGKIDDNDRTIVGNPQAPFYYGFKTELSYKSFSLNILMNAQTGGKIYSMIGRSIDRSTSESLYNRLAIWLDRWQSPEKPGNGMVPSLYATTSSYYDTRWLYSSDYLRVKNITLGYSVPQMKWFSSARVYVSVENPFIWHKYYGGYTPEAQSPNPADGGDYGGYPQSKTYSLGLNLTF, encoded by the coding sequence ATGTACTCGTTTACTAATCTACGTAAAATTTTCTTGTCAACTTGTGCAGTTTTGGCTTTAATCGCTACTGCCGATTCGGCAATACTGGCCACAATTCGTTTGGCCAAAACTGCTACCCATCGACTGGCCGAAGTTACTATTGCTGGAAAAGTACTTTCTTCAGACAATAACGAACCTATACCCGGAGTAAATGTACTGGTAAAAGGTACTAAAATTGGTACATCTACCAAAGCCGACGGTACATTCCAAATTAAGGTTTCGAGCGAAAACGCTACGTTAATATTTTCTTCGATTGGCTTTACTACCAAAGAAGTTGCCTTGGCAGGCCGTAAGGTTTTAACGGTGGTGTTGTCGTCCGACACACAAGCCCTCGACGAAGTAGTTGTGGTGGGTTATGGTGAAGTAAAAAGAAATAACCTGACGGGTGCAGCCGCAAGTATTTCGTCGAAAGATATTGAAGAACGCCCTGTTCCACGTTTAGAAAATGCCCTTGCGGGTCAGTTGCCAGGGGTAGATGTTCGTACCACTTCGGGCGAGCCAGGCTCTGATATTCAGATTAGAGTAAGAGGTACAGGCTCTATCAACTCGTCGAACGACCCACTTTATGTAGTCGATGGTGTGCCTGTTGATGACATAAAAGGGCTAAATCCTGGCGATATTAAATCGCTAGATGTCCTAAAAGATGCAGCATCTGCGGCTATTTACGGTTCGAGGGGGTCTAATGGGGTTGTTATTATTACTACCAAACGAGGCAATAAAGGTAAAGTAAAGATTCAGTTCAACGCCAATAAGAGTTTCTCGCAAATTGAGGGCAAATTAGATGTGATGAACCCCGAACAATGGATTCAATTTAGGAAAGATGATATTGATGTAAAATGGGTGAATCGTGGTATTTCTTTGAAAAAAGACTATAAAGCAACAGATTCGCAGGCATTTAGGGCTGCCGAATTGGGTATTACGGGGCCTATTAATTCAACAACGGCCAATGCTACATTGATGTACGACCCACGTTGGGCGTATGGTCGTGACAGTTTGGATTATGTAGACTGGAATAAGGCCTTTTTTGGCAATACGGGTGTGTTAGATAATTACCAGATTACGCTTTCGGGTGGCCAAGATAATGTTAATTATAGCGTGTCGGGAGGGTATTTGACCCAAACGGGGATTGTCCGAAATACGGGTTACGACCGTGCTACATTAAGGGCTAATTTTGATGCAAAAGTGAATAAATATATCAAATTTGGTATGACCTTAGCTCCGTCGATTGAATGGAGAACAGGCTCAGGCCAAACCGACGGTAAAGACCGCTCGGGGATGGCCGCTGTGGGTGCCCCGCCAATTAGCGATTTGGGGGTTGGTACTGACGCTGGCCTAGGAGGGTATCCAACTTACAAATGGTCGGGACGATATACAAGCCAAATTGGTTATATGGACAGGGTTGTAGCCAACAGAACAAGAACCAAATTGAATGCCAATTTATATTTAGACTTTAACCTGACCAAAGACCTAACTTTGAAGGTATTGGGAGGGTCTGATATTTATTCAAACCTAGACGAAACATGGGTTCCATCGTCGGCACTTCGTAGCGATTTAGCAGCAACCTCATATTCTGACCGCTCGCAGGGTTCTACCTATCATTATTTAGGACAAACAACGTTGAATTATAACAAGAAAATTGGGAAAAACCACGATTTGAATGTGCTATTGGGCTATGCTGTTGAAACTACCAAGTTTAATTCAAGCGTACAACGTGCCAATAATTTTCCGAATGACTGGTCAAATTTGTTTGATTTGAGCGTAGCTACAACTACTATCAATACAATTTCGAGTGGCAAAAATGCCTTGATTTCCTATTTTGGGCGTGTTCAGTATGACTTCAAAGACAAATATTTGCTTTCGGCGAGTATCCGACGAGATGGTTCATCAAAATTTGGAGGCGATAACCAGTGGGGTATTTTTCCTGCCGCATCGGTAGCATGGAAAGTAAGCCGAGAGCCTTTTATGGCTAATATCAATGCTATTTCCGACCTCAAAGTACGTGCTAGTTATGGGGTATCTGGCAACAACCGTATTGTCGATAATGCACAGTTTGCTTTGTTGGGCAACTACAACTATAATCTAGGCGGAGGTACTGCCGTAATAAAAGGATATGCCCCAACTTCGTTTGAAAACTCGTATTTGGGCTGGGAAACCAACAAAAGTTATAATGTAGGTTTAGACTTTGGCGTGCTTCGCAATACCATACAGGCCAGTATCGACTACTATAATCGTACCACAAGCGACCTTCTTTTACGTGCACCTGTGGCATCGACAACGGGTTTTACCAATAGCTGGCAAAATATTGGAGACATCAGAAACCAAGGGATTGAGTTGAGCCTTTCTACCCAAAAGAAATTTGGTGCAGTACGCTGGAACAGTACTTTTAATATTTCATACAATACCAACGAAGTTACTCGCTTAGGCTATGACAATACGCCAATTCCAAGTGGTTTTAGTGGTTTGACATCTATTATTCAAGTGGGTCAGCCTATTGGCGCATTTAAGTTGTACGATGTAATTGGCGTGTACAAAGACCAAGCTGATATAGATGCTAATCCGCACATGGCTCGTACATTGCCTGGTGATTCAAAATACCGAGATGTAAATGGCGATGGCAAAATCGACGACAACGACCGTACCATTGTCGGTAATCCACAAGCTCCATTCTATTATGGTTTCAAAACCGAGTTAAGTTACAAAAGCTTTTCATTGAATATCTTAATGAATGCTCAGACAGGAGGCAAAATCTACTCAATGATTGGCCGTAGTATCGACCGCTCTACTTCCGAATCTTTGTACAACCGCCTTGCTATTTGGTTAGATAGATGGCAGTCGCCCGAAAAACCAGGCAACGGTATGGTACCAAGTTTGTACGCTACTACCAGTTCATATTATGACACCAGATGGTTGTATAGCTCTGATTATCTGCGTGTTAAAAATATTACCTTGGGCTACTCTGTACCTCAGATGAAATGGTTTAGCTCGGCTAGGGTATATGTGTCGGTCGAAAACCCTTTCATTTGGCATAAATACTACGGCGGATATACACCCGAAGCCCAATCGCCAAACCCTGCCGATGGAGGCGATTATGGTGGCTATCCTCAGTCAAAAACCTATTCACTTGGTTTGAACCTGACCTTCTAG
- a CDS encoding RagB/SusD family nutrient uptake outer membrane protein, with product MKIKKLFTYILITGASVSFMSCNEDLIDINPLTNNTANSFYADENQMNQAVMAVYNAYMPIPVSSNWYLSEVRSDNTLEINGGGAQRDWADIGFFTATSQTGAFATAWTNLYSVVYRANLVLANGVKFEGSAKVNQYQAEARYFRALAFFDLVRFWGDVPLVIRPLSIAEAKAMPRTAKADVYKQIVEDLVFASTNLPDVYATADKGRATKYAAKSILGRVYLTMAGYPLKQTDKLALAKKELADVIAKESAYFTFPTNYRDLFTVAGENKSNPFEVQYLSGGVGLGSSVPGVQAFQYPSQWSAFTPIDGFDGQPEPTLLSSYASTDVRKAATLDSGYVEIKTGASSNRIQFTKFLEKGYAGMINNRDYPTNFPVIRYNDVLLMYAEILNEESGPTAEAVAILNRIRTFAKAPKVNPTTKEEFRLAIEKERRIEFAAEGLRWHDLVRTGRAIEVMNAFVTRNAYKMAKPVNENDLYYPIPQSEMLINPGFWQQNAGY from the coding sequence ATGAAAATCAAGAAATTATTTACCTATATACTTATCACTGGAGCAAGTGTATCTTTTATGTCTTGTAACGAAGACCTTATAGATATTAACCCACTGACCAACAATACCGCTAATAGCTTCTACGCTGACGAAAACCAAATGAATCAGGCCGTTATGGCAGTTTATAATGCCTATATGCCTATTCCTGTAAGTTCAAACTGGTATTTGTCGGAAGTGCGTTCTGATAATACCTTGGAAATCAACGGAGGAGGAGCTCAACGTGACTGGGCTGATATTGGCTTTTTTACAGCTACTAGCCAAACGGGGGCATTTGCCACAGCTTGGACAAACCTTTATTCGGTGGTGTATCGAGCCAATTTGGTACTAGCCAATGGTGTCAAATTTGAAGGCTCAGCCAAAGTAAACCAATACCAAGCCGAAGCTCGGTATTTTAGGGCATTGGCCTTTTTTGATTTGGTTCGTTTTTGGGGCGATGTACCATTGGTAATCAGGCCATTGTCAATTGCCGAAGCCAAAGCAATGCCTCGTACAGCCAAAGCCGATGTGTACAAACAAATAGTAGAAGATTTGGTATTTGCAAGTACCAATTTGCCCGATGTGTATGCCACTGCCGATAAAGGGCGTGCTACCAAATACGCTGCCAAATCTATCTTGGGGAGGGTCTATTTAACAATGGCAGGGTATCCGCTAAAACAAACCGATAAGTTGGCTTTGGCCAAAAAAGAGCTGGCCGATGTTATTGCCAAAGAAAGTGCTTATTTTACTTTTCCCACAAATTACAGAGATTTGTTTACGGTAGCAGGCGAAAACAAATCTAATCCTTTCGAGGTGCAATATTTGTCGGGAGGTGTTGGTTTGGGTAGTTCAGTACCAGGAGTACAAGCTTTTCAATACCCCTCTCAATGGTCGGCTTTTACACCAATTGATGGTTTCGACGGCCAGCCAGAGCCTACCTTGTTGTCGAGCTATGCCTCTACCGATGTACGCAAAGCCGCCACCCTAGATTCGGGATATGTCGAAATCAAAACAGGAGCAAGCAGTAATCGTATTCAGTTTACTAAATTTTTGGAAAAAGGTTATGCCGGAATGATTAATAACCGTGACTATCCAACCAATTTTCCAGTAATACGCTATAATGACGTGTTGTTGATGTATGCCGAAATTTTGAATGAAGAAAGTGGCCCAACTGCCGAAGCAGTAGCTATTTTGAATAGAATCAGAACATTTGCAAAAGCACCAAAAGTAAATCCAACCACCAAAGAAGAATTTCGTTTGGCCATTGAAAAAGAACGTAGAATCGAATTTGCAGCCGAAGGTTTACGCTGGCACGACCTTGTGCGTACTGGCCGAGCTATAGAGGTAATGAATGCTTTTGTTACAAGAAATGCCTATAAAATGGCAAAACCTGTCAACGAAAACGATTTGTATTACCCAATTCCTCAGTCTGAAATGCTTATTAACCCTGGTTTTTGGCAACAAAATGCAGGCTACTAA